agtagcttgatttgactagaatgtatgagtatcatgcacgggttaacttgtgtgatATATGTGACTATTGTAATAAAGTCACCAACTGTCAGCTGCGTAGCACCATGGTGTATCCACTTATCCACTTGTAGAAGAGTAGCCACGGCCACCACCAGACTCTTTCATCAGCACCTAGAACCATTTATTTTTGGCTGGCATCTTTAGTTGCTACAACACTTCTTTGCTTGTGACTGTAGCTGGTTACTCATGACCACTTACTTTGGATGAGGACTGCAGGGTAGTAGACAAAACAATTCACTCAGGATGCTATAATCAACACAAGATTGCAGAGGGTCATATTAGAGTGGTAGCTGTTACCTGTAAGTCACAGGACTTGACCAGATAATAGGTATCTTGTAAAGCAGGATCTTTAGAAACAGTGTTGCTTGTTGCTCAAATATAACTTTTAAAGAGCTGTTACACACCGCTAAAAAGGTAGTAATGATACTTACAGCTACAGATGGAATACACGTTAAATGGTGCTTTGCAGACTGTTTATGCAGATTTTACACACAGGTTCGCAGAAGGTAATATAGATCCCTTACTCTTTAACCAGTCCAGTTTTATTAACTTATCTTGCTCTAAAATCAGTCTGGACCTTATTCACAACTTTACCATTGCACATAGTGGGgggtttggttgttttttttttctttctgttgtcCGTTCACTTCCATTGTGAGGTGGGCTCAGCACCTGCAAGCTGAATATGGTTCCAGAAGGATAGAACCCAAACTTTGGAGCAGCAAGCTCACTTTCTGATGCATTTGAATCCAACGGTGTCTGGTGCTCCAGGAGGTAAGCTGCCAATATGTGCTGCATGTGACATTTTTTGGGGACTCTTGTTCATTGGTCAGCCTACTTGGTCCTATAACCCCATAATCTTCCTTTCCAGATCCATCTCCCTCTATTTTGCTGTGGTGGTCACACACAGGCAAATATTGTGAACAAAAGTGAGTGTTGGGTTATAGCACTTTTATGAAAATTTAAAAATGACACTGCAATACTATGCCTCAACAGACAAACCTAAACCTAACagaaaatatatgtacattaCAAGTCAACCACCTGTGTATCTTTATTGGGCAGTCCAGACTGTTATATTTACACATGGCAAGTCAGCAATCTAACCCAGGCGTCTACCCCCTTTTGGTGAGCTGACAGCAGACCAATGCAAGTGAAAGTCTGATTTCAAGATTTCAGTCTGGTTGAAGTCCTTCAAAGCTTCCGTTCTTTCTTGAGGCTTGTTGCTCCTGGAGAGCCAAGTGGGAACTATAATTCTCATCCACTTTAGCCTGATAAGTTTCTTTTGGCTTTTCAGACACCACTCCAGTTCCCATGGCAGTGTGTTCAGAATAGCAGAGGGCAGCCAATATCATCTGGTGCCCCAAATTAGTGATCCATATCTTCTGGGTTTTAGGTGTCAGTGTTTGCTGAAGAGAGCCAGTGCGAGTTCTTAAGGGAATTAGTCAACCCAGGGTTAATATGGATCTTTTAAAGAACATGTAACAATTCAAggttcattttaaaattataaaatacaatacattatacTCAGATGTCTTTATTTAAGAAATATAGAAGTGCCACCAGCACAGCATTCTTCATGATGAGAAGTTCCAGACGAGCTTAGCCTTTTTTTGTGGGGTCTTGTACTACACACTTgtcacaaaaaaacacatttttttctcctgtttAAAACTAAAGTACGTActttttttcataattaaattctGTGGTAAATTTAAAGTGCTGCACCAATTACATTAGAGGAAATAGTCCCCATTTATGCCTCCTTTGGTAATAATTACGTTTGTTCCAATTTACTACCAAAAGCCCTGATTGTCACTGaacaaatataaaactaatttggACAGgctaagtattaaaaaaaaataaaagaatatttccatttaaattgtttaaattaaatttgGTCTGGTTGATAAGGGGTAAAATCggttgttaaaaagaaaaaaaaatcagtttgcaTGCAGATATTTTATCAGGTTTAATGGCTGTGTATAAAAGTGTGATAATTCATTAGTGcataatttttaatgcatttcAAAACATCTATGTTTACCAGCCTAAGGGAAATACTCATAAATGATCTGTTGGAAGTGAAGCAGGGATGCGAAGTCATTCTCTTAATTACTGGCACATGTAAATGATAAACATTCTGCAGCTAAATAAAACTAAATTAGCTTCAATCAGAGCCTATATAATTTGTGATGGTATGTTATGGCATTGACAGTACTGTAAAAACTTAGCTTGTTACACATGCTAATGCCTAAACCATAGCCTAGGAGGAACAACTGTAAATTAGACACATGTAAgttcagtcagtatttaaaactGGTGTCACCGACATCACTGATGAGTGTATTGACATAACATTATGGAGGAGAACAAGAAATGAATGAATATCTGATCACTGTTCCAGGTGCAGCAAAACTAGCCTACAGTGTCTTATAAATTGGTTCGTCAGCTCAAAAATGTAATGTGCAACACAGTAATATTACAGGTTGGTCTGCTGTATCCAACCAAGAAAATGGCGTCCGTCCACTAAGACTCCGTTACGTACGATAAAGAGGGTAGAATCACGTCAGATCACGTCAAGTCACGCTAGGTAAAATCACGGGCGGGGTGACCGTTCACGACCACTTCACGTTACCATATTTGTGTCAACCATAGAGGCGGGTGTTATATCAGTCAGCTTGAAGCTACGGACACCTCACACAGCTTCTACTATACACCTGGTGCTTCTTGTGTGACCGTAGAGCGGATGCGCAGCTAAATATAGTCGGTAGGCGGGGTTGGATCAGCGATGCCGCCCAGTAAACAATGACGTCACACGAAGGCGGTTGAGGGCGGTTTGGGCGCACTGCCCCTGCGGATCCCTATTGACGGGCCTGCTAATGTCAGTACTCCTGAGTTGTGTATTTGTAACTGCCTAATAGTATTCTCCATCCCAGGACCTCTGCTGTTAAGTTTTAATACTGCCACATTGATAGTTTTTTCTGTTCCCAgatttcataaaataatttttggttTGTGTATATTGTTGTTTGTTGTTGTAAATAACTCACTGACCAGCTCTTTactgtaaatgcattttaatcCAAATATTCATAAGATGAATTTGCATTGCCTGACAGTTTCTATTATTTCCTCCTATGTTGAATTCATTTTTTGGGACTTGTTTATGTTTTGCTTGAGGAGAACGATATCCAAACAGGATATCCCCTAATAGATACATActgttttaactttttaacatttacTGTAGATGTATTTATTACTGTCAGTTGAAGGCACATATTTggagattgtatatttatttttgactTTATTTTCAAATGCGGTGACTGCAGATTTTTGTGGTGTCGATATAGAATTCAGTTCTGATATACTTGGTGATATTTGTCTGATGCGAATATGTTTGGCTCTATGCATACACATTCTAAGTCCTTGTCCTCCAACTTTGCATCTTCCACCGTTCCTGAATGCTCTGATGAACCCATGCAGAATGAGCAGGCTGTGAGTTTTACTACCACTGACCTAAACATAGTGGAGATGACTGAAATTGAGTACACCCAACTGCAACAGATCCTATATTCACACATGGACTCTCAGACTAGTGAGAGCGACATTTATACAAGAATGAACTCTGCTTTTTTTCCAGTTGGTACTTCCTCCAATGTTCCTCAGTATCAATCCACCAGCATAACAAACCAGACCAATTCTGTGGGACAAAATGTCTGTCCTGTGACATGCCAGACAGCGGTTTCCTCTGAAAGCAATACAATGAGTACTAATCAGACATTAGGGCACATTGACTTTCAGGAACTAAGGATGATGATGCTAAGTGAGTCTAACATGTCTTTAACGAATAGTAATACATCTGAAAAACCCCCAAATAATACTGGTAGTGACACCCCAGAGGCAAGTACTTTGCGGGTGAGACATGTTGGTAATGTCCCTGAAATTAATAAGGAAAATGAGAATTTAGCTCACATGTCTGAATCTAGATCAAAGTCTGCAGTTCGTGTTCGTTTAGAGGACAGATTTAACAGTATCCAGACTGACGTTCCAAAGTATCAGGAACCACAGGAGGCCAGTGTGACATTGAACAAGTGTGTATTTTTTTAGTCTTTGTTATATTTTTGCTCTAATTTACTCAGGGATCATTATGAATGACTAATACATATATATCAAATTTACTACTTTTAATTGTTCCAATTcagaataatttaataaaattactttaacttTCATTTATACTTCAAAATGATGCCAACTATTAAAATGTTAGTGAATTACAAAACTTTTCTTGTGTAGGTGCCACAAGACAATGCAACAATTTGGGACAAGGATATACCTGGTGAAATGTACATATTCTTGTTCCAAAAAGTTGTTCCATCTTCTGGTACATCCACATAGTGTAGCCTCAGCATTTCCATGTTATAGGAAAGTGGATTCAAATGAAGCATATACTATATTTTATGACATTTTGAAATTTCCTTCACAGTTGCTTACTATGTAAAGTCACCATAaccctatttattttatttcctttgtaTTTGTGTAATTGAAATATTAAAGGATGacttataaaattattattgtcaTAGTTTCTCTCCCAGAGCCTTCTGTCAATTGGTGTGATAATCCTCTCACACTAAAAACGGAGTGTCCTAATAGCAAGTGATGAATGTAACTCCATTGAGGATGGGGCATGAaatcattggggtgtggccataccCAGAAAGGTCTAAAAATATGACCAAAAACAAGCCAAGAGGTGTTGCACACAACTTTTTCAGTTTTCCCAAAGGCTGAGGGATAACATAAAACTGTTTTGCATTAACAATGAAGCAGAAATTATTTTAGGTTATTGTCCTGTTGAAGTGTAACCTTTGCCCTCTCACCgatatttatgaaaatgcaacataTTAACTGACTAGTAACCAGTAGCATCACTTAGGTTTGAGACACAAAGCCACTTTGTATAGGCAGTGTGTTTGTTTAAATCTATTTAATTCTTCCTATGTATCTTGTCTGTTTCCTTTATCATTGGCATTGTATATCAAAGAGAGAAGGCATCAGCATGTGTTCTAGTAATGTTAAAAGACATGACATTTGTTTACTGTACCTTCAGGAAAAGATGGAGAAGATTTATAGGCACAAGTAGATGGTAACGTGTTGTTCTGGCAGATTGAGAATTGCCTTATTCAATATGTATAATTCTTCaactttgttttgtgttttgcttttccGTAGcactatttatttctgtttttttaatatagcCCTGTTTAATGAATAACTTTAAACGAAAACCTTTTTAAATGGCATGCTTCTGAAATTGAGGCATTTATTGCATATTCTAAACTTGCTACATTAGGCATGTgggcattattttttttgcatatggtTTGGAGCACAGTTTCTCACACTGCAGTGTAAGTGTTAGTGAGAAATGTCAAGTGGACCCCATTACCTGCTCACAGTGGGTGAAGCCATTTTGCGGTCTGAATCAATATTCACAAGTTTGCAGCCTACTGGGAACgagtgcatacttaccaactttataatCTTCGATTCCAGGAGCCtgagggagaggtgggcgtgacgggggcggggctccaaaatgtgcgtcattttggacccgccctgtcatttgacagcggggggcagtgccaaatgctgcgattcaccgggcatcccggcgtttgggacctaattctgcctacttcactaggaagtgggcagaattctccagatGCAGGagtttgccacactctcccgggagtccgtgagactcttgtaaaatgcgggagtctcccggacattccgggagagttggcaagtatgaactagtgATGTCACATTATACAGTAGAATAGAAACAGGAAATCATCTAACTGTACTAGCAgcaacatttgtatttgtatagTGCTCCCATAGTAATCTAAACAAAATTTCAGCTCCACATTTAGGACCTCAATAATTAAATAAACTTACATGAACATGTTTCCTACATATCCTGACTTGCTTTGTTCTGCTATCTGAGCTTTTGCTTTACATTGCAGTTTGGTGACCCTTATCCGCCAACCTTCACAGCTCACAGGGGCCCAGCAGCAGAACAAGTGTGCCACTCTGGTAAAAGATAAGGCACCTGCCTCTACAGCTTCAATTCAGTTTAAAGTCCCTTCTGGAAATGTTGGCTCTTCCCAAACACAGGTGACCAATCCCTGACATCACTTGTTGTGTGTTGTTTAAGCATGTTAACTGTTCATTGACTTGCACTATAATTTTTCAGACAAATTCCTCTGATAGTTGTGGAAATTCATGCCCCTTGCTGGAGGCAGCCAAGCACCAGGAGATGTCACGGCCCAGAACCTTTTCTTTCTGTTACCAGCAGGAAATTGAATCCACAAAGCAGACGCTAGGGACCCAAAATAAATCCTTACCTGAGCAGGTCTGGATTAAAGTGGGAGGTGAGAACTGCTTGATTTGTATTTACTCCTGATTATAGCATTTCTGAAAGGCAGGCTGCAATGTTAGATCAATATGACAGCATCATCTTCAACTGTAACATGGGCAACGGGGAAACATCATCCCTGCAGATTCCTTGACAGATTTTGTAGACAAATAGCATAGATTCAAATGCAAACAAAGTACAAAACTGCAATGTCTCTGTTATTGGAATGTATTAATGTTTGGCCACTTATTCAcatgcatgaatatatatatatatatatatatatatatatatatatatatatactcccgggcgagtgtgacaatctcccgaattctgcccacttcgctaggaagtgggcagaattagatcccaaacgccgctattcccggtgaattgcggtgtttggccccgccccccgctgtcaaatgacgcgtttgcaccATGACATCATAGAGGGCCAagatgacgcgattttggccgtcccgcccccctccactggcaggctcccggaagggagctgaagaaagtgggcaagtatgccctaTATATGAATTCATATGTATTACTGAGCTATATTATATACTTCATCAAGATAATGATTTactaaaatatatgcatttactagcttttttttatcattcataCAACGCATGTAAAGGGGTCTAATACAGCCAATTATATCCAATGTTGACACTTACATTTTTACTTGTGGGTGCGTTGTGTTTGTGTTGTGAAGTGGTTTTCCAAATGCTTCTTTCAATGCAATATAAACTATAGTTAATAATGCACACAGTTGCGTTTGACATGTACTTGAGCTTGCTGTTTTGAAAAGACAGTGGGTATAAAGCCTAAAGGAGAGCTGTCATAAAATATAGATAATGAAAGCCTTTTTTatcttgcaaatatgtgtaacacaaTTCTTATAAAAAACAAATGATGGCTTAAAATTGTATTTACATATAGTAAGTGCACTTGTTCTCAACTTGACCTCTGCTTGTGTATCATTTAAGCCCCTTTAGAATACCCATTACTCAGAATGAGCCTCTTTACACAATACAACTTACAAAGAACTTGTGTATAGTGTTCCAGCAATTTATTTTAAAGGCTTTTAACATATAGAGTCGTATATCTCAAGGTACTTGCAGCTCTGAATACCAAGAAAATGGTGTATTTTAAGCAGATGCAATTTAGGCTTATGTATTCAGTGTAAACTGTACCCATCTCTACATAAGGCCCCTGGTCTCCAGACTATACGTGAACTGACTGTGACAACCAAGGCCTGCCATCAGAAACTTtagcagaaaccagaaattgcaGCAATGATCTCTGAATCGCACAAATGATGAGTCCGTGTACTGTGGATGGTTCACTAATAAactcatttaattaaaatataaacattgttaaaatacaacaatatataaaagatacaatcTCAGAAATCACATCTTGTTGGTATATAGCCTGGAAGTAAAAACATGCACCTATATTGTTCAATATGATCCATGTGAAAGTcggaataataattattaaaggtGGATCTTTCTAATGTAATTAGTTCACATAGTCCGTGTGGTGTTAAACTATCTGACACATTTATTATTTAGAACGTAGTGTCCCAAAGCAATCCGGAGCCAACATACAGGGGCGGGAAGTTTCCTGATAAGATAAATTATTAGCGCTCTCATTTATGGCTCAACATCAAAAATGTTTATATTCTCGATACTACATATAGACATTCCCAACATCCCCAAGTTTTTCCTCCTCCCTCTTGGAGTTCCAACTTCTATTTGTCATCggaataggttaataaaacataatatctCAGCCACCACCTACCGACTGGTGACTGATCGAAAATAACCTAACAACACCTCAAACCTAGTATTTGGCACACACATCGCAAGGAGTACATGAGTAGTGAAAACCTTTGCTATAACTTGGGAACCTTAGTCTTCCATCTTTAACACTTGTTCACTGTTCACatatatgtgatttccccacccATAGTCTATTCTTCCTGCTTGCAAACACCTTTTCTCTGCTCAACAGTGCACCATGCTATCTTAATTCCAAATcttctccccattttcacttccaTATACAAAAAAACCACCATcagattattttaatgtttttgatgTTAGTGTTTATTGTTCCCCAGTTTATCTACAATTCATTCTTATATGGACTATTTGTATTTCTCTGTACATCATGAATATGCTATGCactttgtttttctctttcatccatctgggggacactccttaaccatggggttgagtcggggggaggagtctggcacccaaagagttaacttttttcagctgacagcatatcacccccgccaattcccacatacctcagtttgaattgggtgcccttggaagaaggttgcacctgaggagctccaagagagacagtgaacagggttcactggttataggttttttccttttcttttgcagtttttttcttttgacagtggtGAGAGGCTCCGTGCaaacggagctgactcgtgggagaagcgcctgtcagggggggcggccccgctgactgagaggtaagaagcgcttctcacagcgggaagcagtcggcaagagactctccccgctgatgcaggacgggcgctgccattaggcagagagcgcctttactgctgaggttccccggaagccagctggagtataccaagttcctcctcccatggggatggcagtgaattctttAGGATGGCACGCTTTGAgtagcgctagcggggaacacattctaacaggttttcccctaatataagagaaagggcaaaacgctgttaaagtaaacaacacagaaggagagccagtggaaggggaatgtgtttgaggaacaccgctccccccccactgagtgagcacgtggaagatcccttttttggcgccaagcttcaaaaggaggacagttgtagcagtcatttgaagagaagtgcactgttgacacatatctttcacgataagtatcactttgtttcttctgtatatgcatgtgtattataagactatgaggtgttgagagaactgtgtttaaggaaaactataaagttctccaaacctgtcttatttaatcagaaatactatgatatgttaaataacctagtctgtattttctgataaaggttgtggaagtgtttgggcatgcCAAACATATtatctgttccaaatgtaatgctaaatgggcccaggtgttctgtgctaattgcagtcattactgaaaaacctgctgcagcctttcagcttgactaattataccttatactctctatatagaggaaaaggaacagaaatactatcttttgactggttcatagataaatatgtacctgtattttgcggtgtggtagcaaaatgtgagaaagataaagcaacaggatttcacctaagtagatTGGGGAAATCACTGtcagcagagacacagaaggagattccagtggtaggggaatgtgttgagaaacacctcttcccctcccccgctgagtgagcacgtggaagatcccttttaggcgccaagcttcaaaaggaggacagttgcagcagtcatttgaagagaagtgcactgttgacacatatcttccccgctgaatatcacttttattttcttctgtgtgtatgtgtgtgcatgtgtagacatgtatattataagacaatgatgtgttgagagaactgttgtttatgagaaaactgtaaagttctccaagcctgtcttatttaaatcagaaatactatgatatgttaatataacctaatctgtattttctgataaattggagaagtgtttgtgaattttgaaacgtgatttagtttttcttatcttgtgatggcagataaaagcaaaacaacacgtaccaaacataatgtctgttcaaaatgtaatgttaaactaacaagtgaatggctggatcagggggggctctgtgcagcctgcaTTGTGGatcctgtgaaacagcctatagacacctcgaccataacggtagatcctcctgagtgggcagctgccttaacacagggagttaatacccttgtaaatctgttatctaaaccagttgagatcccagctacatccgtggtttctcagggtataacagtaggaatgacagatgagtcattttccccaggggtcggtgtaTTTCCCTCCACAGCActcccgggggtttcccagatgggagaggtgggttggtcagcggtggctaaaagcctggaccggcttacccatctactggagaaccccagacacaagcgtagtgttaaaagacgtagacaaacagctaaaacgctgtggtcagtgtcagactctgagagttcctcagaggaggagggggaattgttggacgattcagatgtgcccattatagagtcagaaggaaactctaggcaccagggtatggacgatctggtaagagcagttcgtcagaccctggggtttgctgaagtagagaAGACGAAGTCtttggaccgctccctctttaagaaggcttctaagcaggtggtcaggttacCTCCCTgagttgagttgagggatattgtagaggcctcttggaaatatccagataaaaggttctctatgccaaggaagtttggcgtattgtatccccttcaggaggaggatatgacccgttgggaacaggtggcaaaggtagatacacctgtggagagattgggtcgtcagactacactacctgtacccgggtcagcgaccttacaggacgcgactgacaagaaattagaatccctgctgaagtcgatcttctcggccgccggtattagcctcaggccagcattgacctctacctgggtagctagggccatggaagtctgggcagggcagttagagtctgccttgcaggattcagatt
The nucleotide sequence above comes from Mixophyes fleayi isolate aMixFle1 chromosome 6, aMixFle1.hap1, whole genome shotgun sequence. Encoded proteins:
- the TCFL5 gene encoding transcription factor-like 5 protein encodes the protein MFGSMHTHSKSLSSNFASSTVPECSDEPMQNEQAVSFTTTDLNIVEMTEIEYTQLQQILYSHMDSQTSESDIYTRMNSAFFPVGTSSNVPQYQSTSITNQTNSVGQNVCPVTCQTAVSSESNTMSTNQTLGHIDFQELRMMMLSESNMSLTNSNTSEKPPNNTGSDTPEASTLRVRHVGNVPEINKENENLAHMSESRSKSAVRVRLEDRFNSIQTDVPKYQEPQEASVTLNNLVTLIRQPSQLTGAQQQNKCATLVKDKAPASTASIQFKVPSGNVGSSQTQTNSSDSCGNSCPLLEAAKHQEMSRPRTFSFCYQQEIESTKQTLGTQNKSLPEQVWIKVGGALCKQAINKRNHSRIRQVDTNMERKALSDIQNVGETQSAGASGMSWPPTKSNTSELASNNKQGGSSLRREKHNRMERDRRRRIRVCCDELNHLVPFCNVETDKATTLQWTTAFLKYIQERDGDSLKKEFENVFCGKTGRRLKVARSESIRTSQVQEPAQNSCLQDVK